One Trichoplusia ni isolate ovarian cell line Hi5 chromosome 6, tn1, whole genome shotgun sequence DNA segment encodes these proteins:
- the LOC113494848 gene encoding uncharacterized protein LOC113494848 gives MKCCDLNCAKMEWTLMLLVCLFYTAAGNPAKMDSKRDHCNKTVEIYEDVSSPPVTSENFGRPLTCTYRFRAFRGSPKDWILRIRFKKFKVGTLINGTTCHKGYMQIVDGNAKTDVSNRKEPGLFCGEIEQPQTFISETNFVKIVFHADNFTDQTYFSFDSRAEQQFEVYLRYGQHPELYPNRRGEVVAGSYCERVFRDCRLQTCYVQSAAYPGVYPRNLHCRYHLNTRLPYIKLYIENEEFNIDGQRCENIMTCPMRPITSGSENCPYDYIRIYDGKDESASVIGTFCGMGKFPYSIIGTSQDLFVEFVSSPAGPLLNTGFHFNVGNWPGHVEAPGSKVGTCDWLLTAETLKKSGDTEGIFLSVAHWYPPHTSCTYLMQGFPGQVVRLYFPSFRINRIESPIQPWTGDCGESLTLYDAPRPDDARIIKTFCDTFSRPMEKHDFVSTGNAMFVRFESKTGSYSGSSLYYWAHYDFFNNTRFGEPVPGTACDEIIASWKQRAGRLRSPLNTLVYKQASPGEDVHCLYRFVTDKRIYARVILTILSVNFKEHPYTSVTCQNCYEDRADKLIIWEPNPGGKSPNMTAPGVSTTPLPLHLAVQRSLGSCLCAKHSNAVSRARPYRVVSSGESLNLQLIVDNAHAAASYFKNPSPLFEARYEFVHGPLCGPAVLAAASDGEIVYPHLEALGYMEPPKRIQCIWDLEIEEKRDIWLHFESIKFASRHCEDGNIQIYLPGRLDPYLSVCGDNVTETEKLPILSAGELGFESLDDPLVIEKEKTRSIRIVFIGSASPARAAFKIAWTGLYHLPKNSDGTLMTSRLTDGEMRSTDSGQGCDFICPGEALCIPARLICNGVVNCPNVTSGERKFWTSEEKSAREAYSEDSLRRLGYLDLLGGLPLGQLHDEAPELCARARSVGGGEWTAPALGAGLAIAIGVCALGAAWRLCCRKRSPDEESLDY, from the exons ATTCAAAACGGGACCATTGTAACAAGACGGTGGAGATATACGAAGACGTGTCGTCCCCTCCGGTGACCTCGGAGAACTTCGGCAGACCCCTCACTTGCACATATAG gtTTAGAGCTTTCAGAGGATCGCCGAAGGATTGGATTCTTAGGATCAGGTTCAAAAAGTTCAAAGTTGGAACCTTGATCAATGGCACGACGTGTCACAAAGGATACATGCAG ATAGTCGACGGCAACGCGAAGACCGATGTCTCGAACAGGAAGGAGCCAGGACTCTTCTGCGGCGAGATAGAACAACCGCAGACTTTCATATCGGAGACCAACTTCGTGAAGATAGTATTCCACGCCGACAACTTCACTGATCAAACTTACTTCAGTTTCGATTCCAG AGCTGAGCAACAATTTGAAGTGTATCTACGGTACGGGCAGCATCCGGAACTATATCCAAATAGAAGAGGGGAAGTTGTTGCTGG GTCGTATTGCGAGCGAGTGTTCCGGGATTGTCGGCTGCAAACCTGTTACGTGCAGTCTGCTGCCTATCCTGGAGTGTATCCAAGAAATCTACACTGCAG ataCCACTTGAACACACGACTGCCGTACATAAAGCTTTACATAGAGAACGAGGAGTTTAATATCGACGGTCAACGATGCGAGAACATCATGACGTGTCCCATGAGGCCCATTACTTCTG GTTCTGAAAACTGTCCATACGACTATATAAGAATTTATGATGGCAAGGACGAATCGGCTTCAGTCATCGGTACCTTTTGCGGCATGGGCAAGTTTCCATACTCCATCATTGGAACCTCTCAGGATCTCTTTGTAGAATTCGTCAGCTCACCAGCAg GTCCTCTTCTGAACACTGGTTTCCATTTCAATGTGGGTAACTGGCCTGGTCACGTGGAGGCTCCAGGTTCGAAGGTTGGTACGTGCGACTGGCTGCTCACCGCTGAAACCTTGAAGAAGTCAGGTGATACTGAAGGCATCTTCCTCTCGGTTGCACATTGGTACCCACCTCATACGTCCTGCACATATCTAATGCAGGGTTTCCCTGGGCAGGTCGTGAGGCTGTATTTTCCAAG CTTCCGAATCAACCGCATAGAGTCTCCTATCCAACCCTGGACTGGCGACTGTGGGGAGTCCCTCACCCTCTATGACGCTCCAAGACCGGATGACGCTCGCATCATCAAGACCTTCTGCGACACTTTCAGCAGACCCATGGAGAAACATGACTTCGTATCCACGGGCAACGCCATGTTTGTAAGATTCGAAAGCAAAACTGGCAGTTATAGTGG TTCTTCACTCTACTACTGGGCCCACTACGACTTCTTCAACAACACGCGGTTCGGAGAACCAGTTCCCGGTACTGCTTGTGATGAGATCATAGCATCTTGGAAGCAGAGGGCAGGAAGGCTGAGGTCACCCCTCAACACTCTCGTCTATAAGCAAGCGTCACCTGGTGAAGATGTACACTGTCTCTACAGATTTGTGACAGATAAACGGATATATGCAAGAGTCATTCTTACAATCTTGAGTGTTAACTTTAAG GAACACCCCTATACTTCAGTAACCTGTCAAAACTGCTACGAAGATCGAGCTGATAAGCTGATCATTTGGGAGCCCAACCCAGGTGGTAAATCACCCAACATGACAGCGCCAGGAGTCAGTACCACACCTCTACCACTCCATCTAGCCGTGCAAAGATCGCTTGGCTCCTGTCTTTGTGCAAAACATTCTAATGCCGTTAGCAGGGCGAGACCATATAGGGTAGTGTCTTCGGGAGAGAGTTTAAATCTTCAGCTAATTGTAGACAACGCTCACGCTGCAGCGTCTTATTTCAAGAACCCTTCTCCATTATTTGAAGCTCGCTATGAATTTGTCCACGGTCCTCTATGTGGGCCCGCAGTTCTAGCCGCTGCTTCAGATGGTGAAATTGTCTACCCGCACTTAGAAGCACTCGGCTACATGGAACCACCAAAGAGGATTCAATGCATATGGGATCTTGAGATCGAGGAAAAGAGAGACATCTGGTTACACTTCGAAAGTATTAAATTTGCGTCACGTCACTGCGAGGATGGTAACATTCAGATCTATTTACCAGGACGACTAGACCCATACCTGTCTGTATGTGGAGATAATGTCACCGAAACAGAAAAGCTGCCAATTTTATCCGCTGGTGAACTTGGGTTTGAATCTTTAGATGACCCATTAGTCATTGAAAAAGAAAAGACTAGATCGATCCGGATAGTATTTATTGGAAGCGCATCTCCAGCAAGAGCTGCCTTCAAAATAGCTTGGACTGGGTTATACCACTTACCTAAAAACTCAGACGGAACCTTGATGACTTCACGTCTAACTGATGGTGAAATGAGATCCACTGATTCTGGACAAGGTTGTGACTTTATTTGTCCAGGAGAAGCTCTATGTATTCCGGCAAGATTGATTTGTAATGGTGTCGTTAATTGTCCTAACGTTACTTCCGGTGAACGTAAATTTTGGACCTCGGAAGAAAAGAGTGCTAGAGAAGCGTATTCTGAGGATAGCTTGAGACGCTTGGGCTATTTAGATTTATTAGGAGGTCTTCCGTTGGGTCAGTTGCACGATGAGGCTCCTGAGCTGTGTGCGCGGGCGAGGAGTGTGGGAGGGGGGGAGTGGACAGCACCAGCTCTGGGTGCTGGGTTAGCGATTGCTATCGGTGTGTGTGCTCTCGGTGCCGCCTGGCGCCTCTGCTGCCGCAAACGATCTCCGGATGAGGAGTCCCTGGATTACTGA